A region from the Silene latifolia isolate original U9 population chromosome 7, ASM4854445v1, whole genome shotgun sequence genome encodes:
- the LOC141589953 gene encoding uncharacterized protein LOC141589953, translating into MVNKLNPVTQDHPNPYKLRWLKKGAEVKVDKQCLVLFSIGKVYKDEVLCDVVPMDACHLLLGRPWEFDRNTTHQGKENVYSFKHEGKKVTLTPLPPNQRNYGSPNMAEEISGVLLLSEAAMIQEMKQEQPVFILLSKEVIETEGSELPVEIEPLIHKFRDVFPKELPIGLPPLRGIEHHIDLVPGVVLPNSPA; encoded by the coding sequence ATGGTCAACAAGCTAAATCCGGTGACCCAGGATCACCCAAATCCTTACAAACTCAGATGGTTAAAAAAGGGAGCAGAGGTTAAGGTTGACAAACAATGCCTGGTCCTATTCTCTATTGGAAAGGTATACAAGGATGAGGTACTGTGTGATGTTGTGCCCATGGATGCTTGCCACCTGCTGTTAGGGAGGCCATGGGAATTTGACAGGAATACAACTCATCAGGGAAAGGAGAATGTTTACAGCTTCAAGCATGAAGGTaagaaggtcaccctgacccccttaccaccaaatcaaagaaactaTGGGAGCCCAAACATGGCAGAAGAGATCAGTGGTGTACTGCTCTTATCTGAGGCTGCCATGATTCAGGAAATGAAACAAGAACAACCTGTGTTCATCCTACTATCCAAGGAAGTGATTGAAACAGAAGGTTCAGAGTTGCCTGTAGAAATTGAACCTTTGATCCATAAGTTCAGGGATGTCTTTCCAAAAGAACTACCTATTGGACTGCCACCCTTGAGGGGAATTGAGCACCATATTGATCTTGTACCAGGTGTTGTACTGCCTAATAGCCCTGCTTAA